In Spirochaetales bacterium, the following proteins share a genomic window:
- a CDS encoding helix-turn-helix domain-containing protein, producing MNFNEEIGKRIKSQREKLGFKQNEIANALQISPQAVSHWEKGINAPDISLLVPLAKLLNVSTDWLLGYYDIEKDAIEASVFVSQIMGLTKKIQTMEAPESALWINGFLHQITESIIKYDGIPVKYLGGGALAFFTGPDHQKRSISASITAKKIVNEQLAIGLHSGNIYVGSIGHKDYASKDISGKTVNTAFRIVSLASETGINSSLKLVSEAGFTDYINKRTEILKGINEPIEICEVKTNSGE from the coding sequence ATGAATTTTAACGAAGAAATAGGCAAACGAATAAAATCTCAACGTGAGAAGCTTGGTTTCAAACAAAACGAAATCGCCAATGCCTTGCAAATAAGTCCGCAGGCGGTTTCACATTGGGAGAAAGGTATCAACGCCCCGGATATTTCCCTGCTTGTACCGCTTGCAAAATTACTGAATGTATCGACGGACTGGCTTTTAGGATATTACGATATAGAAAAAGATGCTATAGAAGCTTCGGTATTTGTTTCCCAGATAATGGGGCTGACAAAAAAGATACAAACCATGGAAGCACCCGAATCCGCTCTCTGGATTAATGGATTTTTGCACCAGATAACGGAATCGATAATAAAATATGACGGGATTCCGGTCAAATATCTGGGTGGTGGCGCTTTAGCCTTCTTTACGGGCCCCGATCACCAAAAAAGATCGATATCGGCATCAATAACGGCAAAAAAAATCGTCAATGAACAATTGGCGATTGGATTGCATTCCGGTAACATATATGTGGGTTCTATTGGACATAAGGATTATGCTTCCAAAGATATTTCCGGAAAAACAGTCAATACCGCGTTTCGAATCGTGTCGCTGGCGTCGGAAACCGGTATAAATAGTTCTTTGAAATTGGTTTCTGAAGCCGGTTTTACCGATTATATAAATAAAAGAACGGAAATATTAAAAGGCATCAATGAACCGATTGAAATATGTGAAGTCAAAACAAATAGCGGCGAATAA
- a CDS encoding DUF3795 domain-containing protein: MENQKGIGYCGLACAVCSENSHCAGCRNGECKNKGWCNTLRCCKEKGLAGCWECEAFPCEESTVNTKRIRAFIGFIRKYGTDFLLRCLEKNERNGLMYHYQGTLTGDYDKPETEDEIIDVILKGREK; the protein is encoded by the coding sequence ATGGAAAATCAAAAGGGAATCGGATATTGCGGTCTTGCATGCGCCGTTTGCAGTGAAAATTCACATTGCGCCGGATGCCGGAACGGGGAATGTAAAAATAAAGGCTGGTGTAATACCCTTCGTTGTTGTAAAGAAAAAGGATTGGCCGGATGTTGGGAATGTGAAGCGTTTCCATGTGAAGAAAGTACGGTAAATACTAAACGCATACGAGCTTTTATCGGATTTATCAGAAAATATGGAACTGATTTCCTTTTACGGTGTCTCGAGAAAAATGAGAGAAACGGGTTGATGTATCATTATCAAGGCACCTTGACCGGTGATTATGATAAACCCGAAACGGAAGATGAAATCATCGATGTGATACTCAAAGGACGTGAAAAGTGA